The Lachnospiraceae bacterium genome window below encodes:
- the mscL gene encoding large-conductance mechanosensitive channel protein MscL, producing the protein MKKFIKEFKAFIARGNVMDLAVGMIVGSAFTAIVNSLVNDMVMPFIGWLIGGMDFSSLKIQLNEEAAIYYGQFIQNIISFLAISFVVFCMIKAINRLHAKKEEEKKPEAPAVSDEVKLLTEIRDLLKEAEKE; encoded by the coding sequence ATGAAAAAATTTATAAAAGAATTTAAAGCATTTATTGCCAGAGGCAATGTGATGGATCTGGCTGTAGGGATGATTGTGGGGTCAGCTTTTACTGCTATTGTCAATTCATTGGTCAATGATATGGTAATGCCTTTTATTGGCTGGCTTATCGGCGGAATGGATTTTAGTAGTCTTAAGATTCAGCTCAATGAAGAAGCCGCTATCTATTATGGACAGTTTATTCAAAATATCATTAGCTTTTTGGCCATTTCCTTTGTCGTCTTTTGCATGATCAAAGCAATTAACCGCCTGCATGCTAAAAAAGAAGAAGAGAAGAAGCCAGAGGCACCGGCAGTTTCTGATGAGGTTAAGTTATTGACGGAAATTCGAGATCTATTAAAGGAAGCAGAAAAAGAATGA
- a CDS encoding asparaginase: MKKILFIATGGTIACKTTDNGLTPLMSSEELLSYVPAAKNFCTVDAIQIMNIDSTNMHPDYWVEMARKVEEEYAHYDGFVIAHGTDTMAYTAAALSYLIQNSGKPIVITGSQRPIEMDVTDAKTNLLDSLRYASWSKASGVNIVFGGKVIAGTRARKMNTKSFDAFQSINFPNIAAIQDKGIVQYIQNLPVHTSAPVFYHTMNPRVFAFKLIPGMDPKVLTMIEDQYDAFVLESYGVGGIPEGEKYDFHSVLESLIQNGKTVVLSTQAIYEGSDITVYRSGHVAKAEFGIMESYDMTMEATVTKLMWILGQTNDQAEIRRLFNTTIANDMLSQEWEWEE, from the coding sequence ATGAAAAAAATTTTGTTTATTGCGACCGGCGGTACAATTGCCTGTAAAACAACGGATAACGGATTAACGCCGTTAATGTCTTCGGAAGAGCTTTTAAGCTATGTCCCGGCGGCTAAGAATTTTTGTACGGTGGATGCGATTCAGATTATGAATATTGATAGTACGAATATGCATCCGGATTATTGGGTAGAAATGGCCAGAAAGGTAGAGGAGGAGTATGCGCATTATGATGGATTTGTAATCGCGCATGGAACCGATACGATGGCCTATACGGCAGCTGCGCTTTCCTATTTGATTCAAAATAGCGGGAAGCCGATCGTGATTACAGGCTCGCAACGGCCGATTGAAATGGATGTAACAGATGCCAAAACAAACCTCTTAGACAGCTTACGCTATGCATCATGGTCAAAGGCAAGCGGTGTCAATATTGTTTTTGGCGGAAAGGTAATTGCTGGTACACGGGCCAGAAAAATGAATACTAAAAGCTTCGATGCGTTTCAAAGCATTAACTTTCCTAATATTGCCGCTATTCAGGATAAGGGAATTGTACAGTACATTCAAAATCTCCCGGTACATACCTCGGCTCCTGTGTTTTATCATACAATGAATCCACGCGTATTTGCTTTTAAGTTGATTCCGGGAATGGATCCAAAGGTACTTACGATGATTGAGGATCAGTATGATGCTTTTGTATTAGAAAGCTATGGTGTCGGCGGAATTCCTGAGGGAGAAAAATATGATTTTCACTCTGTACTGGAATCATTAATTCAAAATGGAAAGACGGTGGTTTTATCGACGCAGGCAATTTATGAGGGAAGCGATATTACCGTATACCGCTCTGGGCATGTGGCAAAAGCCGAATTTGGTATTATGGAATCCTATGATATGACCATGGAAGCAACGGTAACCAAGCTGATGTGGATTCTCGGGCAAACTAATGATCAGGCGGAGATTCGCCGGTTATTTAATACGACGATTGCAAACGATATGTTATCTCAGGAATGGGAATGGGAGGAATAA
- a CDS encoding glycoside hydrolase family 125 protein yields the protein MLEHILNQEIEAVCKQLGPDTKLAKLFRNCYPNTLSTTTKQGKDGRYFVFTGDIPAMWLRDSSAQVRHYLPLASHHPEIADVIEGLCQQQTFCILTDPYANAYNEEPNWNCYRIDHTERNAYVYERKYEVDSLCYPIQLAYLFWKQTGRTGHFTADFHKALQCIIDLWVCEQDHMRQSAYSFERDQCPPSDTLLNGGKGTPVAVTGMTWSGFRPSDDACQYGYLVPSNMFAWVVLAYVQEIAKTHYQDDSLCQKAEKLCREIKSGIEKYAVVEHPDFGLVYAYEVDGLGNVNLMDDANVPSLLSIPYLGYTSAEDPIYQNTRRMILSKVNPYYYEGAALKGIGSPHTPPEYVWHIALSMQGLTTTDAAEAKELLELLVQTDGDTGYMHEGVYVQDPKQFTRAWFAWSNSLFSEFVLHYLEMT from the coding sequence GTGCTGGAGCATATTTTAAATCAGGAAATAGAAGCGGTATGCAAACAGCTGGGTCCTGATACAAAGCTAGCAAAGCTATTTCGTAATTGCTATCCCAACACTCTTTCAACAACAACAAAACAAGGAAAGGATGGACGATACTTTGTTTTTACAGGTGATATCCCGGCAATGTGGTTAAGAGATTCTTCTGCACAGGTACGGCATTATTTGCCGCTTGCCAGTCATCATCCAGAGATAGCGGATGTGATCGAGGGACTTTGCCAGCAGCAAACATTTTGTATTTTAACGGATCCCTATGCCAATGCTTATAATGAGGAGCCTAATTGGAATTGCTATCGTATTGATCATACAGAAAGAAATGCTTATGTATATGAAAGAAAATACGAGGTAGATTCTCTGTGCTATCCCATTCAGCTGGCATATCTTTTCTGGAAGCAAACGGGAAGAACCGGGCATTTTACCGCAGATTTCCATAAGGCGTTGCAATGTATTATCGATTTGTGGGTCTGCGAACAGGATCATATGAGGCAGTCAGCGTATTCCTTTGAGCGGGATCAGTGTCCTCCTTCCGATACGCTTTTAAATGGGGGAAAAGGGACTCCTGTAGCCGTGACCGGGATGACTTGGTCCGGTTTTAGACCCAGTGATGATGCCTGTCAGTATGGGTATTTAGTACCATCTAATATGTTTGCTTGGGTCGTACTGGCATATGTTCAGGAGATAGCTAAAACACACTATCAGGATGATTCTTTGTGTCAAAAAGCAGAAAAGCTTTGCAGGGAAATCAAGAGCGGAATTGAGAAATATGCAGTTGTAGAGCATCCTGATTTTGGCCTTGTATATGCTTATGAGGTAGACGGCCTAGGAAATGTTAATTTGATGGATGATGCCAATGTCCCCAGCCTATTATCCATTCCTTATCTCGGATATACATCAGCTGAAGATCCAATTTATCAAAATACAAGACGGATGATTTTGAGTAAGGTAAATCCATATTATTATGAAGGAGCTGCTTTAAAAGGGATTGGCAGTCCGCATACACCACCTGAGTATGTTTGGCATATTGCACTTTCCATGCAGGGACTTACAACGACTGATGCAGCAGAAGCAAAAGAACTTTTAGAGCTGCTGGTGCAGACAGATGGTGATACTGGATATATGCACGAGGGTGTGTACGTGCAGGACCCAAAACAATTTACACGTGCTTGGTTTGCTTGGTCTAATTCTTTATTCAGTGAATTTGTTCTTCACTATTTGGAAATGACATGA
- a CDS encoding DUF975 family protein, with translation MYKRRDLKRQARKALKRNYFAAIGVCFIMMLFFDRYGISKQAISSYNPTYETQEPVVEQNTSSGRFAMWDTILNDISHRVDQKREEDPGYATKGVLSTLLNHLTQKTGPIFKIIGSVDSFIRHHISEGISFLISMMLSILTTIFIIKLIQIGEKRFFLESRLYSDTQIRRIVYLFKNPKILRPAYIVFLTQLKLFLWMLTIVMYPIKYYEYAMISYIVAENPSASPKAVFQLSKQMMKGNKWKLFCLDLSYWYWHLLNFLSFGLVGILFVNPYRIATETEVYITLRNQAIAEKYEYYEVLCDSYLIQKPYAAREDDEPDLYPGLFEEFKDKQKIGTQLLQNYNRSYAIHTYILLFFSFSMIGWLWEVGIHLIEDGQFVNRGVLLGPWLPIYGSGGVIIVFLLRKMGKWPVLAFLSSMLLCSLVEYFTSWMLEISKGAKWWDYSGYLFNLNGRICLEGALVFGMGGCLFIYFLAPWLDDLYKKISVRLQWLICLLLLALFMMDSIYSHFYPNMGEGITDYDAAYTLQNIAVGHERS, from the coding sequence ATGTACAAACGAAGGGATTTAAAAAGGCAGGCGCGAAAAGCTTTAAAAAGAAATTATTTTGCCGCCATAGGCGTTTGCTTTATTATGATGCTGTTCTTTGATCGTTACGGGATATCGAAGCAGGCCATCAGCAGCTATAATCCAACATATGAAACGCAAGAGCCGGTTGTAGAGCAAAATACATCTTCCGGACGTTTTGCAATGTGGGATACTATATTGAATGATATCTCCCATCGAGTAGACCAAAAAAGGGAAGAAGATCCTGGCTATGCGACAAAGGGAGTATTAAGTACGCTTTTAAATCATCTTACCCAAAAAACGGGGCCTATTTTTAAAATTATCGGATCCGTAGATAGCTTTATTCGGCATCATATTTCAGAAGGTATTTCTTTTTTAATTAGTATGATGCTCAGTATTCTGACGACAATATTTATCATCAAATTGATACAGATTGGTGAGAAAAGATTCTTTCTTGAGTCAAGGTTATATTCCGATACACAAATTCGTAGAATTGTATATTTATTTAAAAACCCAAAAATTCTTCGACCAGCTTACATAGTATTTTTAACACAGCTTAAGCTGTTTCTTTGGATGCTGACAATTGTTATGTATCCAATTAAATATTATGAATATGCCATGATCTCTTATATTGTAGCAGAAAATCCATCGGCTTCGCCGAAGGCCGTCTTTCAATTGTCTAAGCAGATGATGAAGGGAAATAAGTGGAAGCTCTTCTGTCTGGATCTTTCTTATTGGTACTGGCATTTACTTAATTTTTTGTCCTTTGGCCTAGTGGGAATCCTATTTGTTAATCCTTATCGCATTGCGACTGAAACGGAAGTGTATATTACCTTGCGCAATCAGGCCATTGCAGAAAAATATGAATATTATGAGGTGTTATGTGATTCTTATCTGATTCAGAAGCCGTATGCGGCAAGAGAGGATGACGAACCGGACCTGTATCCGGGTTTATTCGAGGAGTTTAAGGATAAACAGAAAATCGGAACACAGCTGCTTCAGAATTATAACCGTTCCTATGCCATACATACATATATTTTGCTGTTTTTTAGTTTTTCAATGATTGGCTGGCTATGGGAGGTAGGCATCCACTTAATAGAAGATGGGCAGTTTGTAAACAGAGGAGTATTACTTGGTCCATGGCTGCCGATTTATGGAAGCGGCGGCGTTATTATCGTGTTTTTATTACGTAAAATGGGGAAGTGGCCAGTACTGGCATTTCTTAGCAGCATGCTGCTGTGCAGCCTTGTTGAATATTTCACTAGCTGGATGCTGGAAATAAGTAAAGGGGCTAAATGGTGGGACTATAGCGGCTATTTATTTAATTTGAATGGGCGGATTTGCTTAGAGGGGGCTTTAGTGTTCGGAATGGGCGGCTGTCTTTTCATTTATTTCTTAGCTCCTTGGTTAGACGATTTATATAAAAAGATCTCAGTCAGATTACAATGGCTAATTTGTCTTCTACTATTAGCATTATTTATGATGGATTCTATTTATTCTCATTTTTATCCTAATATGGGGGAAGGCATTACAGACTATGATGCGGCATATACGCTGCAGAATATAGCAGTAGGTCATGAAAGATCCTAG
- a CDS encoding phosphoglycerate kinase: MLNKKSVDDINVKGKKVLVRCDFNVPLQDGKITDENRLVAALPTIKKLINDGGRVILCSHLGKPKGEPKPELSLAPVAARLTELLNQEVKFAADPEVVGPNAKAAVEAMKDGEVILLENTRYRAEETKNGEAFSKELASICDVFVNDAFGTAHRAHCSNVGVTEFVDTAVVGYLMQKEIDFLGNAVNNPERPFVAILGGAKVSSKISVIENLLDKVDVLIIGGGMSYTFSKSLGGHIGNSLCEDDYLEYAQKMLKKAEEKGVKLLLPVDNRIGDDFSNDCNIQVVKRGEIPDGWEGLDIGPETEKLFAEAVKDAKTVVWNGPMGCFEMSNFANGTKAVAAALAETDATTIIGGGDSAAAVNILGYGDKMTHISTGGGASLEFLEGKELPGVAAANDR; the protein is encoded by the coding sequence ATGCTGAACAAAAAATCTGTAGATGATATTAATGTAAAGGGTAAAAAAGTTCTTGTGCGCTGCGACTTCAACGTACCGCTGCAGGATGGAAAAATTACCGATGAGAATCGTCTGGTTGCTGCACTGCCTACGATTAAAAAGCTGATCAATGATGGCGGCAGAGTCATTCTGTGCTCCCATTTGGGCAAGCCAAAAGGAGAGCCAAAACCAGAGCTTTCGTTAGCACCAGTTGCTGCGCGTTTAACAGAGCTGTTAAATCAGGAAGTTAAGTTCGCTGCAGATCCTGAGGTTGTTGGCCCTAATGCTAAGGCTGCTGTAGAGGCTATGAAAGATGGCGAGGTAATTTTATTAGAAAATACCCGATATCGTGCAGAAGAAACCAAAAACGGAGAGGCTTTCAGCAAAGAGCTGGCTTCCATCTGTGATGTATTCGTCAATGATGCGTTTGGTACCGCACATCGTGCACACTGCTCCAATGTTGGTGTTACTGAGTTCGTAGACACCGCAGTAGTAGGCTACCTGATGCAAAAGGAAATTGACTTCTTAGGCAATGCCGTTAATAATCCGGAGAGACCCTTTGTAGCAATCTTAGGCGGAGCTAAAGTTTCCAGCAAAATTTCCGTAATTGAGAATCTGCTGGATAAAGTAGATGTCTTGATCATTGGCGGCGGTATGTCTTATACGTTTTCAAAATCTTTGGGCGGTCATATCGGTAACTCTCTGTGCGAAGATGATTATTTAGAGTATGCACAGAAAATGTTGAAGAAAGCAGAAGAAAAGGGCGTTAAATTATTGCTGCCTGTGGATAATCGAATTGGAGATGACTTCTCCAACGATTGTAATATACAGGTTGTTAAACGAGGAGAAATTCCGGATGGTTGGGAAGGTCTGGATATTGGTCCCGAAACAGAAAAATTATTTGCCGAAGCAGTCAAGGACGCTAAAACGGTTGTTTGGAATGGTCCGATGGGATGTTTTGAAATGTCCAATTTTGCTAATGGCACCAAGGCTGTTGCTGCGGCTTTAGCAGAGACGGATGCTACCACCATCATCGGCGGCGGAGATTCTGCAGCTGCTGTAAATATTTTGGGATATGGCGATAAAATGACGCATATTTCAACAGGTGGCGGCGCTTCTTTAGAGTTTCTTGAAGGCAAGGAACTGCCGGGCGTAGCAGCTGCTAACGATCGTTAA
- a CDS encoding triose-phosphate isomerase → MMRKRIVAGNWKMNKTPVQTKELIETLKPLIGSEEKTEVVFCPPYICLTTAVEAVKGTNIKIGAQNMYYEESGAFTGEVAPNMLKEAGCDYVILGHSERRGYFGETDELINKKVLKAFEHDLIPIICVGETLEQREQGITEDLVRLQTKIALKDVPASDAEKAVIAYEPIWAIGTGKTATNEQAQEVCGAIRKVLCEVYGKETAEKIRIQYGGSVNAGNAADLFAMPDIDGGLVGGASLKADFADIVKA, encoded by the coding sequence ATTATGCGTAAGAGAATTGTTGCCGGAAACTGGAAGATGAACAAAACTCCTGTACAGACAAAGGAGTTAATTGAGACGCTTAAACCTCTGATTGGATCTGAGGAAAAGACAGAAGTTGTATTTTGTCCTCCTTATATTTGCTTGACAACGGCAGTAGAGGCTGTTAAAGGAACCAATATTAAAATTGGCGCTCAGAACATGTATTATGAAGAAAGTGGAGCGTTTACAGGAGAGGTTGCTCCTAATATGCTGAAAGAAGCCGGCTGCGACTATGTCATTTTGGGTCATTCTGAACGCCGCGGCTATTTTGGTGAAACGGATGAGCTCATAAATAAAAAAGTTTTAAAGGCATTTGAACATGATTTGATTCCTATCATCTGTGTGGGCGAGACTTTGGAGCAGAGAGAGCAGGGAATCACAGAAGATTTGGTTCGCCTTCAAACAAAGATTGCCTTGAAGGATGTTCCTGCATCTGATGCAGAAAAGGCCGTTATTGCTTATGAACCCATCTGGGCTATCGGCACTGGAAAAACAGCAACTAACGAACAGGCACAGGAGGTTTGCGGAGCTATCCGTAAGGTGCTTTGTGAGGTTTATGGTAAAGAAACAGCTGAAAAGATTCGCATTCAATATGGTGGTAGTGTAAATGCCGGAAACGCGGCAGATTTATTTGCTATGCCAGATATTGATGGCGGCTTAGTAGGCGGTGCTAGCCTGAAGGCTGATTTTGCAGATATTGTAAAAGCATAA